GTTGGCGATATCGAAATTATGAACTACTACATACCTGAAGAAATGCCACTCTGCATTTCAAACGAGACCATGTCTAACTGGTATGTTGATCTCTTTGTTACTGGCGGCTATGAACCGATTGACGCAGAGATCACACTCTACCAGAAAGGTCAGAGAGCTGGCATGGTGTATGTCGATTGGATACGCGGCGAAAAACCAGACTGCTGCCATGAATGGTGGCAAGCCACGTTCTATCTCAAACAGAACATATGCCTTGACAGCAATCAGTATCCTGTAGTAGATGATCCATGGAGCCTCTGTGCTCCCTGCAAGACAATTCCTGATAAGGAAGTAATAGTCGATATCTGGACAAAGTGGACCGGCTGTGAATGCGAGACCCAGCACTTCACGATTAAGCTGACAGATACCAACTTCTCCTACCATTTCCCCAATTCTCCTCTCCAATTTGAAGTCGAGTAAGTGATAATAGTTTAAACAAAGAAAAAGACGATTTGAAAAAGGAAACTTTCTTTCCAGTTATCTTTTCTTCTTCATCACACTTGCCTGCAAAATACTTAATGACAATAACGGACTCGTGGTAATTGGAGAGAAAATTGGTGGATTATTCTAAGATTCATTCTTCAATACAGCAGGCCAAGCAGATACTAAAAGATATAGCTCACATTACCCCACTCGACCATTCAACAACATTCAGTAAAATGGCGAATGGAGAAGTCCATCTAAAACAAGAAAATCTACAAAAAACCGGATCCTTTAAGGTTCGGGGAGCCACCTACGCAATATCTCAGCTTGATGAGAAGGAGAAAGAAGCAGGAGTCATTGCAGCTTCGGCCGGGAATCATGCCCAAGGTGTAGCCTATGCAGCTAGTAGATTAGGAATTCATTCCACCATAGTCATGCCAAAATTCTCTCCAATAGCCAAGATTAACGCCACAAGAGGATATGGAGCCGAGGTAGTATTGCATGGGGAGGTTTTTGATGAAGCCTTGGCTCACGCTAAGAAAACTGCAGAAGAAACGGGGGCGACATTCATTCATCCCTTTGATGCACAAAATGTAATCGCTGGTCAAGGGACTATTGGCTTGGAGATACTCGAGAGTCTCCCCGATGTGGATGTGGTAGCAGTTCCAGTTGGAGGCGGTGGACTGATTTCAGGAATATCGATTGCTATCAAGGAAACAAATCCAGATGTCGAAATCTACGGTGTCGAAGCGGACGAAGCAGCAGCCATGCAGAAATCACTCAAACAGGGAGAAGTAAGCGCGGTCACCGCAATGGATACATTCTGTGATGGCATCGCTGTAAAATCACCAGCTCCCCGCACTGTACAAATCTGTAAGGATCTTGTCGAGGATGTAGTAACTG
The nucleotide sequence above comes from Candidatus Lokiarchaeota archaeon. Encoded proteins:
- a CDS encoding threonine ammonia-lyase; translated protein: MHSSIQQAKQILKDIAHITPLDHSTTFSKMANGEVHLKQENLQKTGSFKVRGATYAISQLDEKEKEAGVIAASAGNHAQGVAYAASRLGIHSTIVMPKFSPIAKINATRGYGAEVVLHGEVFDEALAHAKKTAEETGATFIHPFDAQNVIAGQGTIGLEILESLPDVDVVAVPVGGGGLISGISIAIKETNPDVEIYGVEADEAAAMQKSLKQGEVSAVTAMDTFCDGIAVKSPAPRTVQICKDLVEDVVTVSELQVSRTIFHLLERAKIVVEPAGAVGLAALQHGKIEVDGRKAVAVLSGGNIDMSMMSKLVSKELFRLGRNIRLKGTIRDRVGVLNKVLEIVAASGVNIVEITHDRSDPDIEPNKAEIILTLEVPDEKAMKQLLDMMKDKGFKFRVYED